The Paenibacillus sophorae genome has a segment encoding these proteins:
- the yidD gene encoding membrane protein insertion efficiency factor YidD, protein MGIGRTAVQAPIKVYRKFISPLKPATCRFYPTCSAYALEAVEVHGPLKGSWLAAKRIARCHPFHPGGLDPVPPVQEKISSQEAARPT, encoded by the coding sequence ATGGGAATCGGACGAACAGCGGTACAAGCACCAATCAAAGTTTACCGCAAGTTCATCTCTCCGCTAAAGCCGGCTACCTGCCGGTTTTATCCGACCTGCTCGGCGTATGCGCTCGAAGCGGTGGAAGTGCACGGTCCTCTTAAGGGCTCCTGGCTTGCCGCCAAGCGGATCGCCCGGTGCCATCCTTTTCATCCGGGTGGTCTTGATCCGGTTCCTCCGGTGCAAGAGAAGATTTCCAGCCAGGAAGCTGCACGCCCTACTTGA
- a CDS encoding Fur family transcriptional regulator, with protein MLSTEEILEAMSEQGLRITDQRKTLAKLFGESTGYLSAKDVYKHMERKYSGLSFDTVYRNLRVMEEMGVLEQIVFEDGIKFKANCSQDHHHHHMICLQCQKTYPISFCPMNMTDTPDQFRVVKHKFEVFGYCRECEEAGLEDKAARGEEGK; from the coding sequence ATGCTGTCGACAGAAGAAATACTAGAAGCCATGTCGGAGCAGGGACTGCGAATCACCGACCAGCGCAAGACGCTTGCCAAATTATTCGGCGAGAGTACGGGGTATTTGTCCGCCAAGGATGTATATAAACATATGGAACGCAAGTACAGCGGGCTCAGCTTTGATACGGTCTACCGCAACCTGCGGGTAATGGAAGAGATGGGCGTGCTGGAGCAGATCGTCTTTGAGGACGGCATTAAATTTAAAGCCAACTGCAGTCAGGACCATCACCACCATCATATGATATGTTTGCAGTGCCAGAAGACGTATCCCATTTCCTTCTGCCCGATGAATATGACAGATACGCCCGATCAATTTCGGGTTGTGAAGCATAAATTCGAAGTGTTCGGGTACTGTAGGGAATGTGAGGAGGCCGGCTTGGAGGATAAAGCGGCTCGCGGAGAAGAGGGGAAATAG
- a CDS encoding copper amine oxidase N-terminal domain-containing protein, with amino-acid sequence MNVRKLALIAVLTVAQAASAIPAFAESATQIPAGTAAKSAVANTVSSASPKVAAAATAITGTVSPAPTTSPSPTASPSASALPSSTVEGSPAVEQPGVTPQPSASGSPLATPQPTATSPVPIPASVAGAGQLVLMMNSNKMYLNGVQYLAGQPMAVKNGVSNVAIRAMVERVGLKLTYNGATKETIIMKDGNELRFKTNSKIYTVNGRATTMKGPAYQYKNTFMVPLTSITQALGIPYTVDNVQKRVILTLQTKPKASFTVQPAEIFAGETTVNYVTSSTASNGATIVNERWEGRQDIFEQPGYYTVSYSVMDSNGQWSDPYSVTINVLKPNQPPVAQFTTNKDEYKMGEPVTITNISTDPDGDQLTESWSNRALAFFNPGPVSIQLTVTDTHGLSSTFEKTINITNEVLYSQEDFNKLFVPLGDIYTINGSEIPSWSKIAYTTGSEPVTLIRSNSPETVYSEGIVYQETAMGDTRLMVHHKNSMSTNMKMYVIATNNNIYPATITTQRSGFGGPLDIPTATGKKSIETYFQSIQSSSAYSNVTLQPGESKAVLTTINNVTMKPGQIISLMSDVFSDYPVKYSVIMIDATKDPLLTLPTLGYLDRDGVHNRGTYSDANRIITVTDPVGATPSRLVIGDNNSDPNLPGTDALTGTVASNAGNFGVVYKITLTRVAPNTLITLNPRGGKYQGPLLVNGGIIQAPNAGAVDAPNQNSVLYRTGNLEQTVEIMFTAASGSNLPVNLLFMPLPAQKAQ; translated from the coding sequence ATGAACGTTAGAAAATTGGCATTAATAGCTGTACTTACGGTGGCGCAAGCCGCCTCGGCAATTCCGGCATTTGCTGAATCCGCAACACAGATACCGGCTGGGACGGCAGCAAAGTCCGCAGTCGCCAATACTGTATCCTCTGCTTCGCCGAAAGTAGCCGCTGCAGCTACGGCGATTACCGGAACGGTGTCACCAGCGCCAACAACGTCGCCGTCTCCAACGGCATCGCCGAGCGCTTCGGCCTTGCCGTCATCTACCGTGGAAGGATCGCCGGCGGTGGAACAGCCTGGTGTAACTCCGCAACCGTCAGCCTCCGGGTCACCGTTAGCCACACCTCAGCCGACCGCAACTTCGCCAGTACCGATTCCTGCTAGTGTCGCCGGTGCGGGACAGCTTGTTCTGATGATGAACAGCAACAAGATGTATCTGAATGGCGTCCAATATTTGGCGGGCCAGCCAATGGCCGTGAAGAATGGCGTATCTAATGTGGCTATTCGGGCTATGGTGGAGCGCGTGGGCCTGAAATTGACCTACAATGGTGCGACTAAAGAAACGATTATCATGAAGGACGGCAATGAGCTCCGTTTCAAGACAAACAGTAAGATTTATACGGTGAACGGCAGGGCGACAACGATGAAAGGCCCAGCCTACCAATACAAAAACACCTTTATGGTTCCGCTGACCTCGATTACTCAGGCGCTTGGAATCCCATATACGGTGGATAACGTGCAGAAGCGTGTCATCCTGACTTTGCAGACGAAGCCTAAAGCTTCCTTTACGGTACAGCCAGCAGAGATTTTTGCGGGAGAAACGACTGTTAATTATGTGACAAGCAGTACAGCCTCGAACGGTGCGACGATTGTCAACGAGCGCTGGGAAGGACGGCAGGACATTTTTGAACAGCCTGGCTATTATACAGTCAGTTATTCAGTTATGGATTCCAACGGCCAGTGGAGTGACCCGTATTCGGTAACCATTAACGTTCTCAAGCCGAATCAGCCGCCGGTGGCGCAGTTTACGACTAATAAAGACGAATACAAGATGGGTGAGCCAGTCACCATCACGAATATCAGTACCGACCCGGACGGCGATCAGCTTACGGAATCATGGTCCAATCGGGCGCTGGCTTTCTTTAATCCTGGTCCCGTCTCTATTCAACTGACAGTTACCGATACCCATGGTCTCAGCAGCACTTTCGAGAAGACGATCAATATTACCAACGAAGTGCTGTACAGCCAGGAGGACTTCAACAAACTCTTCGTGCCACTGGGGGATATTTATACGATCAACGGAAGCGAAATACCGAGTTGGAGCAAGATCGCCTATACTACGGGTTCCGAGCCCGTGACGCTGATCCGCAGCAACAGCCCCGAAACAGTATATTCTGAAGGTATTGTCTATCAGGAGACAGCGATGGGGGATACCCGGTTGATGGTTCACCATAAGAATTCGATGTCGACGAACATGAAGATGTACGTCATTGCAACGAACAACAACATTTATCCTGCTACCATTACAACGCAGCGTTCCGGTTTTGGCGGTCCGCTTGATATTCCTACGGCAACAGGCAAAAAGTCTATCGAAACGTATTTTCAATCCATCCAGTCAAGCAGTGCTTATAGCAATGTAACCTTGCAGCCTGGAGAAAGCAAAGCGGTTCTTACCACAATTAATAATGTGACGATGAAACCGGGCCAGATTATTTCACTCATGTCCGATGTATTCAGCGATTACCCGGTAAAATATTCCGTAATCATGATTGACGCTACCAAGGACCCGCTGCTTACATTGCCAACTCTTGGTTACCTGGATCGCGACGGTGTACATAACCGCGGGACATATTCGGATGCGAACCGCATTATCACGGTAACCGATCCGGTAGGCGCGACACCTTCGAGATTGGTGATCGGGGATAACAACAGCGACCCAAATCTTCCGGGAACGGACGCGCTTACGGGTACGGTAGCTTCCAACGCAGGCAACTTCGGCGTCGTCTACAAAATTACTCTGACCCGGGTCGCTCCCAATACGCTGATCACGCTCAATCCGCGCGGCGGGAAATATCAGGGACCGCTTCTGGTAAATGGCGGCATCATTCAGGCTCCAAATGCGGGCGCCGTTGACGCGCCGAACCAGAACAGCGTGCTGTACCGCACCGGTAATCTTGAGCAGACGGTAGAAATCATGTTCACCGCAGCTTCCGGAAGCAATTTGCCGGTTAATCTGCTGTTCATGCCGCTTCCGGCTCAGAAGGCACAATAA
- the pflA gene encoding pyruvate formate-lyase-activating protein encodes MIKGRIHSLETFGTVDGPGIRFILFMQGCLMKCQYCHNPDTWALDEGREVTVEEILKEIEPYLNYYRTSGGGLTVSGGEPTLQAKFVEQLFTEVKKRWNLHTTLDSNGYNEGDKITDLLNVTDLVLLDLKHIDEEAHLKLTGKSNERTLKLARWLSDHGRKMWVRLVYVPGIHDKEEDLLNLGRFIGTLNGVEKFEILPYHQMGVYKWEMLGKPYELEGVPSPSDEEVQRAYQLIEEGRKQTALV; translated from the coding sequence ATGATTAAAGGCCGTATCCACTCTCTGGAAACCTTCGGAACCGTAGACGGGCCTGGTATCCGTTTCATTTTATTTATGCAGGGGTGTTTAATGAAATGTCAATACTGCCACAACCCGGATACGTGGGCTTTAGATGAGGGCAGAGAAGTAACTGTGGAAGAGATTCTTAAGGAAATCGAACCTTACCTAAATTATTACCGTACCTCCGGTGGTGGATTGACCGTATCCGGCGGAGAACCGACGCTTCAGGCAAAGTTCGTGGAGCAGCTGTTCACCGAGGTGAAGAAACGTTGGAATCTGCATACGACTCTGGATTCCAATGGATATAACGAAGGAGATAAAATTACGGATCTCCTAAACGTAACGGATCTTGTGCTTCTGGATCTCAAGCATATCGATGAGGAGGCTCATCTCAAGCTGACTGGTAAGTCGAATGAGCGTACATTAAAGTTGGCTCGTTGGTTATCGGATCATGGACGCAAGATGTGGGTTCGTCTTGTCTATGTACCTGGAATTCATGACAAGGAAGAAGATCTGCTTAATCTGGGACGCTTTATCGGAACGTTGAATGGTGTAGAGAAGTTCGAGATTTTGCCGTATCATCAAATGGGGGTCTACAAGTGGGAAATGCTTGGCAAGCCTTACGAACTTGAAGGTGTGCCAAGTCCTTCCGATGAAGAAGTGCAGCGAGCTTACCAGCTTATCGAGGAAGGCCGCAAGCAGACAGCTCTTGTATAA
- the pflB gene encoding formate C-acetyltransferase, whose product MSVIEREVQEIKSGWRNFVSGKWSKKVNVNDFIDKNIKPYEGNEQFLVGPTSNTNELWKIISQLSKEERERGGVWDIDLNTVSTITSHKPGYIDKDKEQIVGVQTDAPFKRSIQPFGGIKMMIDATKAYGFELPSSIVDMFTNIRKTHNQGVFDAYTSDMRAVRKAGIITGLPDAYGRGRIIGDYRRVALYGIDFLIKEKKQEQLNLEVDSMSESVIRLREELSEQIRALSELKEMAAAHGFDISKPANNAKEAFQWVYFGYLAAIKEQNGAAMSLGRVSSFLDIYVQRDVEEGTLTEETAQELVDHFVMKLRIVKFLRTPEYNDLFSGDPTWVTESIGGMSVDGRTRVTKNSFRFLHTLYNLGPAPEPNLTVLWSEKLPEGFKKYCAKVSIETSSIQYENDDLMRPIYGDDYGIACCVSAMRIGKQMQFFGARANLAKALLYAINGGVDEKSGAQVGPEFPRVTSEVLDYNEVMKRFKPMMEWLAKTYVNTLNVIHYMHDKYSYERIEMALHDRDILRTMACGIAGLSVAADSLSAIKYAKVKPIRNEQGIAIDFEIEGEFPCYGNNDDAVDSIAVELVESFMNMIRKHQTYRDSLPTQSILTITSNVVYGKKTGTTPDGRKKGEPFAPGANPMHGRDKKGALASLSSVAKLPYEDSLDGISNTFSIVPKALGKDEEGRKSNLVSMMDGYFHSKGHHLNVNVFNREQLMDAMEHPENYPQLTIRVSGYAVNFIKLTREQQLDVINRTFHGSM is encoded by the coding sequence ATGTCGGTGATTGAAAGAGAAGTACAAGAGATTAAGTCGGGGTGGCGCAATTTTGTAAGTGGCAAATGGTCTAAGAAGGTTAATGTCAATGATTTCATTGACAAGAATATCAAACCTTATGAAGGCAACGAACAGTTCCTCGTAGGTCCAACTAGCAACACTAACGAATTGTGGAAAATTATTTCCCAATTGAGCAAGGAAGAAAGAGAAAGAGGCGGCGTGTGGGATATTGATCTTAACACGGTTTCCACCATCACTTCTCACAAACCTGGCTACATCGACAAGGACAAGGAACAAATTGTAGGCGTTCAAACGGACGCGCCTTTCAAACGTTCGATCCAACCGTTCGGCGGTATCAAGATGATGATCGATGCTACTAAAGCATACGGCTTCGAACTTCCGAGCAGCATTGTCGACATGTTTACGAATATCCGCAAAACGCACAACCAAGGCGTATTTGATGCATATACATCTGACATGAGAGCTGTGCGTAAAGCAGGTATCATCACGGGTCTTCCGGATGCTTACGGTCGTGGCCGTATCATTGGTGATTACCGCCGCGTTGCTCTGTACGGTATTGACTTCCTAATCAAGGAAAAGAAACAAGAACAACTTAACCTTGAAGTGGATTCCATGAGCGAAAGTGTCATTCGTCTCCGCGAAGAGCTGTCGGAGCAAATCCGCGCTCTGAGTGAACTGAAAGAAATGGCTGCCGCGCACGGATTTGATATTTCCAAACCTGCGAACAACGCCAAAGAAGCTTTCCAATGGGTATACTTCGGCTACTTGGCTGCCATCAAGGAACAAAATGGTGCGGCTATGTCTTTGGGCCGTGTATCCTCCTTCCTGGATATCTACGTGCAACGTGACGTTGAAGAAGGTACACTGACTGAAGAAACAGCTCAAGAACTGGTTGATCATTTCGTTATGAAACTGCGTATCGTTAAATTCCTGCGTACGCCTGAATACAACGATCTGTTCTCCGGTGACCCAACTTGGGTTACGGAATCCATTGGCGGCATGTCCGTTGACGGCAGAACTCGCGTCACTAAGAACAGCTTCCGCTTCCTGCATACACTGTACAACCTGGGACCGGCTCCGGAACCAAACCTGACTGTTCTGTGGTCCGAGAAGCTTCCTGAAGGATTCAAGAAATATTGCGCCAAAGTATCCATCGAGACCAGCTCGATTCAATACGAAAATGATGATCTGATGCGTCCGATTTACGGCGATGACTATGGTATTGCTTGCTGCGTATCCGCAATGCGCATCGGTAAACAAATGCAGTTCTTCGGCGCTCGCGCTAACCTGGCAAAAGCTCTGCTGTATGCAATCAACGGTGGTGTGGATGAAAAGTCCGGCGCTCAAGTAGGACCTGAATTCCCGCGTGTTACTTCCGAAGTTCTGGACTACAATGAAGTTATGAAACGCTTCAAACCGATGATGGAATGGCTTGCAAAGACTTATGTCAATACGCTGAACGTTATCCATTATATGCATGACAAATACTCCTACGAACGTATCGAAATGGCGTTGCATGACCGCGACATTCTGCGTACGATGGCTTGCGGTATCGCTGGTCTGTCGGTTGCTGCCGACTCCTTGAGCGCTATTAAATACGCCAAGGTTAAACCAATCCGCAATGAACAAGGTATCGCTATTGACTTCGAAATCGAAGGCGAATTCCCTTGCTACGGCAACAACGACGATGCGGTTGACAGCATCGCAGTTGAACTGGTTGAATCCTTCATGAACATGATTCGCAAACATCAAACTTATCGTGATTCCCTGCCGACTCAATCGATTCTGACGATTACTTCGAACGTTGTATACGGCAAGAAAACGGGTACTACGCCTGACGGACGTAAAAAAGGCGAACCTTTCGCACCGGGTGCTAACCCAATGCACGGACGCGACAAGAAGGGTGCTCTTGCTTCCCTGAGTTCCGTAGCTAAACTGCCTTATGAAGACAGCCTTGACGGTATTTCCAATACCTTCTCGATCGTACCTAAGGCACTGGGTAAAGATGAAGAGGGACGTAAATCGAACCTGGTATCCATGATGGACGGATATTTCCACAGCAAAGGCCATCACCTGAACGTTAACGTATTTAACCGCGAACAACTGATGGACGCTATGGAACATCCTGAGAACTACCCGCAACTCACCATCCGCGTATCCGGTTATGCCGTTAACTTCATCAAGCTGACTCGTGAACAACAACTTGATGTTATTAACCGTACTTTCCACGGTTCGATGTAA